A region from the Variovorax paradoxus genome encodes:
- a CDS encoding c-type cytochrome, with protein MNSTPEADWLNLLIGLLQGAQLQLLRVLDALGLAQQAHGQPAWPWAHRLSGENLLIDLGQARSLAWTLVFVAVAVLALLLALLWRRPRYYLLALVPMLLIAAPWPESRVVLVPATPTSFQTSPTGFTAASIAQGRVLYQQNCAACHGADGKGEGPLAASLAVWPPDLSGPLLWRRADGDLLWRILHGTRGAQRGGQPTMPGFAGKLDEADAWALVDYMKAQGAGQSLRALGSWPQPIGLPDMTVRCGLQPPRLLASWRGQRVRIVAGGAAPAEDPRLVTVLLRPPSSAVATAADCVADSAAAWEALALIAGTEQLAGTQLIADRDGWLRARGAPGKAGWSDDDLLCRSERAPATTGQDAALPADGLGALIARMDAQPVRFVKGGFIH; from the coding sequence ATGAACAGCACGCCCGAGGCCGATTGGCTCAACCTGCTGATCGGCCTGCTGCAGGGCGCGCAGCTGCAGCTGCTGCGTGTGCTCGATGCGCTGGGGCTCGCGCAGCAGGCGCACGGCCAGCCAGCATGGCCGTGGGCGCACCGCCTGTCGGGCGAGAACCTGCTGATCGACCTGGGCCAGGCGCGCAGCCTTGCGTGGACGCTGGTGTTCGTCGCTGTGGCGGTGCTCGCGTTGCTGCTCGCGCTGCTCTGGCGGCGTCCGCGCTACTACCTGCTGGCGCTGGTGCCGATGCTACTGATCGCCGCGCCCTGGCCCGAGTCGCGCGTGGTGCTGGTGCCCGCAACGCCTACCAGCTTCCAGACCTCGCCGACCGGCTTCACGGCCGCATCCATCGCACAAGGCCGCGTGCTCTACCAACAGAACTGCGCGGCCTGCCACGGCGCGGACGGCAAGGGCGAAGGGCCGCTCGCAGCTTCGCTGGCGGTATGGCCGCCGGACCTCAGCGGCCCGCTGCTGTGGCGGCGCGCCGATGGCGATCTGCTCTGGCGCATCCTCCACGGCACGCGCGGTGCGCAGCGGGGCGGCCAACCCACGATGCCCGGCTTCGCCGGAAAGCTCGACGAGGCCGACGCCTGGGCACTGGTCGACTACATGAAGGCGCAGGGCGCGGGCCAGAGCCTGCGTGCGCTTGGCAGCTGGCCGCAGCCCATCGGCCTGCCTGACATGACGGTGCGCTGCGGTTTGCAGCCGCCGCGGCTGCTCGCGAGTTGGCGCGGGCAGCGCGTGCGCATCGTGGCGGGCGGCGCAGCACCGGCCGAAGATCCGCGGCTCGTGACCGTGCTGCTGCGGCCGCCTTCGAGCGCGGTTGCAACGGCCGCCGACTGCGTGGCCGATTCCGCCGCCGCATGGGAAGCACTGGCGCTCATCGCCGGCACCGAGCAACTGGCCGGCACCCAGCTCATTGCCGATCGCGACGGCTGGCTGCGCGCACGCGGTGCGCCCGGCAAGGCGGGCTGGTCGGACGACGACTTGTTGTGCCGCAGCGAACGCGCGCCCGCCACGACGGGGCAGGACGCAGCACTGCCCGCCGATGGCCTGGGCGCACTGATCGCCCGCATGGACGCGCAGCCGGTGCGCTTCGTCAAGGGCGGCTTCATCCACTGA
- a CDS encoding ABC transporter substrate-binding protein — translation MNPHHNRSRRQLLARGFAAAAVALPAFSWQARAQGRPVLKAGDQKGGLRALLEAAGGLEGLGYDIQWSEFPAAAPLAEALNAAAVDSGPIGDAPLIFALAAGTRVKAIGANRSDSYGTAVLVRPDSPLKTAADLKGKSIATNRGSIGHYVTLKAITAAGLKPEEVNIRFLAPADAKLALTQGSVDAWATWEPYTALAEVSRHARVLVGGRGLLPGLSYLAATDAAIAAKRPVLQDFLQRVVKAQLWSYRNVDAYSAALARIIGIPPEAARLQFERRQQKWVPIDAQVIADQQGTADFYRQVGLIRQPLDVKGTFDTGFGVAVQG, via the coding sequence ATGAACCCACACCACAACCGATCACGCCGACAGCTCCTCGCACGCGGCTTCGCAGCCGCAGCAGTGGCCTTGCCCGCCTTCTCATGGCAGGCACGCGCACAGGGCCGCCCCGTTCTCAAGGCCGGCGACCAGAAGGGCGGGCTGCGCGCGCTGCTCGAAGCGGCGGGCGGGCTCGAAGGCCTGGGCTACGACATCCAGTGGTCCGAGTTCCCCGCGGCCGCGCCGCTGGCTGAGGCGCTGAATGCCGCGGCGGTCGATTCCGGCCCCATCGGTGATGCGCCGCTGATCTTCGCGCTCGCAGCCGGCACGCGCGTCAAGGCCATCGGCGCCAACCGTTCGGATTCGTACGGCACGGCAGTGCTGGTGCGGCCCGATTCGCCGCTCAAGACCGCCGCGGACCTCAAGGGCAAGAGCATCGCGACCAACCGCGGCTCCATCGGCCACTACGTCACGCTCAAGGCCATCACCGCGGCCGGCCTGAAGCCCGAGGAGGTGAACATCCGCTTCCTTGCGCCGGCCGATGCCAAGCTCGCGCTCACGCAGGGCTCGGTCGACGCCTGGGCCACCTGGGAGCCCTACACCGCACTGGCCGAAGTCAGCCGTCATGCGCGCGTGCTCGTGGGCGGGCGCGGGCTGCTGCCGGGGCTCAGCTACCTCGCGGCCACCGACGCCGCCATTGCCGCCAAGCGGCCGGTGCTGCAGGACTTTCTGCAGCGCGTGGTGAAGGCCCAGCTCTGGTCGTACCGCAACGTCGATGCCTACTCGGCCGCGCTGGCCCGCATCATCGGCATTCCGCCCGAAGCGGCCAGGCTGCAGTTCGAGCGCCGCCAGCAGAAGTGGGTGCCCATCGATGCGCAGGTCATTGCCGACCAGCAGGGCACGGCGGATTTCTACCGCCAGGTGGGGCTCATCAGGCAGCCGCTGGATGTGAAGGGCACCTTCGACACGGGCTTTGGCGTGGCGGTCCAGGGTTGA
- a CDS encoding GNAT family N-acetyltransferase — translation MSARHNEYGQPIGPLVPEWTPRSLPPRRPIEGRYCVLEPLDAAKHIDDLHAAYAQAPDGRDWTYLFVERPIDLVSTRAHIERAAQSVDPMHFAVIDRQSGRAVGTLALMRIDPAHGAIEVGSVTFSPLLKQTPMSTEAQYLLMKLAFDELGYRRYEWKCDNFNEPSKRAAARLGFRFEGIFRQAVVYKGRSRDTAWFSITDGEWPALRTAFERWLAPENFDAEGRQRMALDRFRLPRG, via the coding sequence ATGTCAGCTCGCCACAACGAATACGGCCAACCCATCGGGCCCCTGGTGCCCGAATGGACTCCACGTTCCCTGCCGCCGCGCCGCCCCATCGAAGGCCGGTACTGCGTGCTCGAACCGCTCGATGCCGCCAAGCACATCGACGACCTCCACGCCGCCTATGCGCAGGCGCCCGACGGCCGCGACTGGACTTACCTGTTCGTCGAGCGGCCCATCGATCTGGTGAGCACTCGGGCCCACATCGAACGCGCCGCACAGAGCGTCGATCCGATGCACTTCGCGGTGATCGACCGGCAGAGCGGCCGGGCCGTCGGCACGCTCGCGCTGATGCGCATCGACCCGGCCCACGGCGCGATCGAGGTCGGCAGCGTCACTTTTTCTCCGCTGCTGAAGCAGACGCCGATGTCCACAGAAGCGCAGTACCTGCTGATGAAGCTGGCCTTCGACGAACTCGGCTACCGGCGCTACGAATGGAAGTGCGACAACTTCAACGAGCCGTCCAAGCGTGCGGCCGCGCGCCTGGGGTTCCGGTTCGAAGGCATCTTCCGGCAGGCAGTGGTCTACAAGGGCCGCAGCCGCGACACCGCATGGTTCTCGATCACCGACGGCGAGTGGCCTGCATTGCGCACGGCCTTCGAGCGCTGGCTCGCGCCGGAGAACTTCGATGCCGAGGGCCGGCAGCGCATGGCGCTCGACCGCTTCAGGCTGCCGCGCGGCTGA
- a CDS encoding symmetrical bis(5'-nucleosyl)-tetraphosphatase, with product MALYLIGDIQGCDAALQKLLDKIGFSPSRDTVVLLGDLVNRGPDSAAVLRRVQGYGASALSLLGNHDLHLLGVAHGARKSSRKDTLAGLLEAPDSEAMLEWVRQQHMALHMQIGGGDLLMVHAGVLPQWTVGDTLALAAEVESVLRGPALGEFLLGMYGNEPAQWSDSLNGGTRLRAIVNALTRIRFCTAEGVMEFESKDGMLPGPEGFMPWFDVPGRKTANATVAFGHWSTLGWLSRPDLLSTDTGCVWGGCLSAVRIGATLDERELIQVKCEQAQKPGKPD from the coding sequence ATGGCACTTTACTTGATCGGAGATATCCAGGGCTGCGACGCCGCCCTCCAGAAACTGCTCGACAAGATCGGTTTTTCCCCCAGCCGCGACACCGTCGTGCTGCTGGGCGACCTGGTCAACAGGGGCCCCGACTCGGCCGCCGTGCTGCGGCGCGTGCAGGGCTACGGCGCCTCCGCGCTGAGCCTGCTCGGCAACCACGACCTGCATCTGCTGGGCGTGGCGCACGGCGCGCGCAAGTCCAGCCGCAAGGACACGCTGGCCGGCCTGCTCGAAGCGCCCGACAGCGAAGCCATGCTCGAATGGGTGCGCCAGCAGCACATGGCGCTGCACATGCAGATCGGCGGCGGCGACCTGCTCATGGTGCATGCCGGCGTGCTGCCGCAGTGGACGGTCGGCGACACGCTCGCGCTGGCGGCGGAGGTCGAATCGGTGCTGCGCGGCCCGGCGCTGGGCGAATTTTTGCTCGGCATGTACGGCAACGAGCCGGCGCAGTGGAGCGACTCGCTGAACGGCGGCACGCGGCTGCGCGCCATCGTGAACGCGCTCACGCGCATTCGCTTCTGCACCGCCGAGGGCGTGATGGAATTCGAGAGCAAGGACGGCATGCTGCCCGGCCCCGAGGGCTTCATGCCGTGGTTCGACGTGCCCGGCCGCAAGACCGCCAACGCCACCGTCGCCTTCGGCCACTGGTCCACGCTGGGCTGGCTCTCGCGGCCCGACCTGCTCTCCACCGACACCGGCTGCGTCTGGGGCGGCTGCCTCAGCGCCGTGCGCATCGGCGCCACGCTGGACGAGCGCGAACTGATCCAGGTGAAGTGCGAGCAGGCGCAGAAGCCCGGCAAGCCGGACTGA
- a CDS encoding hemolysin family protein — protein MDVLLLAMLTTLNALFAMSEMALSTSRRARLAALAETGDTGAEAALRLMEEPTHFLSTVQIGITSIGMLSGIVGEAAFAEPLAVWMENLGLGHGTASVASTAVVVTGITFFTIIFGELVPKRIGQLYPEPVALWVSRPMRGLAKGAKPFVWLLASATAAVLKLLRIDANAARSMTEEEISASLEEGVDAGVIEQHEHQMVRNVFHLDDRRLSSLMVPRADIEWLDASDTVAEALQKVADAGALNLVHSWYPVCRNSLDDVVGVISVAHLLRLGTGHVGVLGQEAAPAVFVPETLTGMELLEQFRERGGRLVFVVDEYGVVQGLMTPRDMLEAITGELQPGILTDAWARERPDGVWELDGLMPVSELRARLGIRELPEEERGRYNTVAGLLMAVSGHLPKTGEIIDCAGWHFEVAALEGRRIDRVLAMVDKSASQDD, from the coding sequence ATGGATGTTCTCCTGCTGGCCATGCTGACCACGCTGAATGCGTTGTTTGCAATGTCCGAAATGGCCCTTTCAACCAGCCGGCGCGCGCGCCTGGCAGCGCTGGCCGAGACGGGTGATACCGGCGCAGAGGCGGCGTTGCGGCTGATGGAGGAGCCCACCCATTTCCTGTCGACCGTCCAGATCGGCATCACGTCGATCGGCATGCTCAGCGGCATCGTGGGCGAGGCCGCCTTTGCGGAGCCGCTCGCGGTCTGGATGGAAAACCTGGGGCTGGGCCACGGCACGGCCAGCGTGGCTTCCACCGCCGTGGTGGTGACCGGCATCACCTTCTTCACCATCATCTTCGGCGAGCTGGTGCCCAAGCGGATCGGCCAGCTTTATCCCGAGCCCGTGGCGCTCTGGGTGTCGCGCCCGATGCGCGGGCTCGCCAAGGGCGCCAAGCCGTTCGTGTGGCTGCTCGCGAGCGCCACGGCCGCCGTGCTGAAGCTGCTGCGCATCGACGCCAACGCCGCGCGCTCCATGACCGAGGAAGAAATCTCGGCCAGCCTGGAAGAGGGCGTGGACGCCGGCGTGATCGAGCAGCACGAGCACCAGATGGTGCGCAACGTGTTCCACCTGGACGACCGCCGGCTGTCGTCGCTGATGGTTCCGCGCGCCGACATCGAATGGCTCGACGCTTCCGACACCGTGGCCGAGGCGCTGCAGAAGGTGGCCGATGCGGGCGCGCTCAACCTGGTGCATTCCTGGTACCCGGTGTGCCGCAACTCGCTCGACGACGTGGTCGGCGTGATCAGCGTGGCGCACCTGCTGCGCCTGGGCACCGGCCATGTCGGCGTGCTCGGCCAGGAGGCCGCGCCGGCCGTGTTCGTGCCCGAGACGCTCACCGGCATGGAGCTGCTCGAGCAGTTCCGCGAACGCGGCGGCCGGCTGGTGTTCGTGGTCGACGAGTACGGCGTGGTGCAGGGCCTCATGACGCCGCGCGACATGCTCGAAGCCATCACCGGCGAACTGCAGCCCGGCATCCTGACCGATGCGTGGGCGCGCGAGCGGCCCGACGGCGTGTGGGAACTCGACGGGCTGATGCCGGTGTCCGAGCTGCGCGCCAGGCTCGGCATCCGCGAGCTGCCGGAGGAAGAGCGCGGCCGCTACAACACCGTGGCCGGCCTGCTGATGGCCGTCTCCGGCCATCTGCCCAAGACCGGTGAAATCATCGACTGCGCGGGCTGGCATTTCGAGGTTGCCGCGCTCGAGGGGCGCCGCATCGACAGGGTGCTGGCCATGGTCGACAAGTCGGCGTCGCAGGACGACTAG
- a CDS encoding FABP family protein — protein MNPTEDIYTEPNADPDTLANLGPLRAMAGIWEGSRGVDVKPKREGPKTQVYVERYELQPIDPQTNGPQLLYGLRYHTYIHKPGLAKMYHDQVGYWLWEPATGTVLHTLAIPRGQVAMASGHAKADDTRFTLSAERGSLVNGIVSNPFIEHAFTTLAWNITVTINADGTWSYDQDTVMQIQGQAEPFHHTDRNTLTRVEAPGRNPLAMPDAPAAVAVQQR, from the coding sequence ATGAACCCCACCGAAGACATCTACACCGAGCCGAACGCCGACCCCGACACGCTCGCCAACCTCGGGCCGCTGCGCGCCATGGCCGGCATCTGGGAGGGCAGCCGCGGCGTGGACGTGAAGCCCAAGCGCGAAGGCCCCAAGACGCAGGTCTACGTGGAGCGCTACGAACTGCAGCCGATCGATCCGCAGACCAACGGCCCCCAGCTGCTGTACGGCCTGCGCTACCACACCTACATCCACAAGCCCGGCCTCGCCAAGATGTACCACGACCAGGTGGGCTACTGGCTCTGGGAGCCGGCCACCGGCACGGTGCTGCACACGCTGGCCATACCGCGCGGGCAGGTGGCCATGGCAAGCGGCCATGCCAAGGCGGACGACACGCGTTTCACGCTCAGCGCCGAGCGCGGCAGCCTGGTGAACGGCATCGTGTCGAACCCCTTCATCGAGCACGCCTTCACCACGCTGGCATGGAACATCACAGTGACCATCAATGCCGACGGCACCTGGTCCTACGACCAGGACACGGTGATGCAGATCCAGGGCCAGGCCGAGCCCTTCCATCACACCGACCGCAACACGCTGACGCGCGTCGAGGCGCCGGGGCGCAATCCGCTCGCGATGCCCGATGCGCCGGCCGCCGTGGCCGTGCAGCAAAGATAG